CATACAGTTTCACGGAGGAAGCAATCTAAACTAGAGAATACAAAAACGGAAAAGATGGCGATCTAGCAATCATGGGTGACAGCGCCTGACGTTCATCGGGTCATATCAGGCAACATTGACATCCTTCAGGGAGGCAGGATCCACCTTTGGAGGATCCGAATGGCGCCTCGCTCTTTCCTTCAGCTTATCTGCGGGTGTGACATTTGGTTTCTCTGCAGCTGGGAAGGATAGGCGCTTCTTTATCGATGAGTGGACCAGAGATGCTCTATCAGGGACCTCAAACTTGTCGGCGAATACCATGTGGTACCGAGATTTCGCTCTTGCAGACTTTGTGGACTGCATGTAGCTGGGGAGAGCTGGGGTGCTTGTTAGGCTCGAATCGTCCTGGATCGAGCCTCCACCTGTGCTCAGCCTCCTTGGGCGCTCAGAGCGTATGCTTGTGATGCTCCTCAAGTCATCCTCCCTGTATAGCCAGCTATCTCTTGGGCTTGAAGGTCTGAATTTTCCTGCAACAGAGGGGTTCTTTGATGGCGGGGTTGATGGTGATTGCCGGCTTGGTGGACGGCTCGACTTGCTTGGTGTTGCAGGCCTCTGGATTGAGAGAGCACGGGGCACAAAAGTTCGAGCAGCATTAGTGCTGGGATTCTTTGTCAGAGCACCGTCTTTATCCTTGTTTGACACCACTCGGTTCTCCCAAGGCCTTGCTGACATCCAGCGTTCCATCCAGCTCCAGCCCCAATTAGGATTCCCTTGGTCTGTGAATGTTGGTGTTACAGTTCGACCAGAATTCTTCCACTGCATGAGATAAAGAACATTGAATTGGCAATATAATGAGAAATACTACTACATATGCTGAGCGGAACAATACAATTACAGTAGGTAAAAGCAAGGAGCACACAACAGAAGTAGAAGACACAGGGGAAACCAAAGAAGTCAGCTTGCCTGATGAGAAAATGCATATGCAAGTGCTCTTTCTCGTCTTAGTGCAGCTTCCTGTTTCATCATTAAGCTGGCCTCGATCTGTTCTTTGGATTGATGGCTATGATCCCAGTCTTCATCAATCTGCCAAGAAAGTTGGATTGTAACATCAGAACTATAACTCAATACGTATAACAAAAGTTTAGTGGTATTAGTTGAGAACATGTATGTTTTTTTACTCTTTCTTCTATGTGAGTGGTATGTTTTTACTGTATCATTGATAACTTCTTTTTATGTAAATAGAGCGGAGAACTGTCCGTCAACCAGTTGGCTAGAGGTGCGCATGTGGGTGTGCGCCTATCCCGCCACCCACGTTCGAGTGCTGTGCTCTGCAGGGGGTGTCTCATGGTTGTGTCTCTTTATTTTTAAAACCATATGtttgggaaaagaaaagatgaagagcTTTGCAAGGACTATTTCAAAAAGGGTGCTCACCTTCATTTTCTCAAGTTCCCTTTGGTGCTTCAACTGGAGCTGCCTTTGAAGAGCCTGTTTTTCCTCCTCCATCTTCACCCTTCTAGAGTAGATTTGGGTTTGAACTCTTGCCATTGTTTGTGTGCAATGCAAGGTGTGGGCAGTTTGGCGTTTGACGGCATTTCCGTCAACTAGCGACTTCAGCCTAACAAGTCCTCTGAGTGCACGCAGTGCTCTCCTTGCCTACACAAATATTTTCCAAATTGAGTACCTAATCAATTTATACTATGCAAAAAAGAAGAGTTAGCACTCGATGCAACACAAAAACAGAACATATATATGACTCTTCATCCCAAGAAGTACAGTTTAAGAGTTCTACCCTAATAATGGTTCGCGCTATTCTGAATTATTTTTTATTCAGCTGTCATATCATCATTCACATTCTTATGTGTAAGAACATCAAAATCATCAAATAGAAGTATGATTGAAAATGACCAGCAAAGCACAATCTTGGCTGTATTCCAAATTGGACCAACGACATGATAATGATGGATTAGACAACAACTCTCTCTACCAACCAAATCAGGTATCTTAAAAAGGGTATTAATTCATACCAGGCTGACATCTTACGCATGCCAGTAAAAACTGAAGACAGTGACCCAAAACCAATCGCAGCATATGGTTGCTATTGTATTGCTACCAAGGACAGACATTAATATAGATAGATAACAACAGCAAGCAATAAACATCGCGCAAGTGTAGATTCATTACCAAGTAACCCCTGAAGGCGGTCTGAATCTTGACAGCGGCGAGTTCTTCCTGTGAGCAAACAGGTGTCCTTGATGTGCCCGCGGGGACTGCTGTGAGGCGGACAACCTCAGCAGCGGCCTGGGCAGCGACGGCAGCGGCTTCCGCAGCGACAGCAGAGGCAAGCGCAACAGAGTAGGCATGCTTGTTTTGTTCACTCTCCGTTTCGACTGGCTTGACATCTTTTATCTCCTCGGGCTGTGGCTGAGGAGGCTGCGTAGGAggaagaggcagcggcagcggcgatggAGCTACCGGAGTGATGTCTGACACTGTCGAGGTGGGTGGATCAAAGCGCTTTGACTTGCCAAATGGCCATTTCCTCCGGGATTTAGGCTTGTCTGCCTTCTCAGTCTACAGGTGCCAAATGTCAAAATGGTTGAAATGACAAGCTACTGAAGATGAGGGCAGATGCAAAATTGAAGTCAATTGTACATGTAAAGTACAGTATTTTTTATACCTTAGCTTCTTTCCCCTCCGGATCAGAGGAGCTGAACACTCTCCTGACAGCACTGAACCACTTCCCTTTCTTTGCCATATTTGGTGTCCCCTTTCTGCACCTTCTTCACCTAAAGATCAAAAGTTTCAGAACACTAGTGCTAGAAGGGAAAAAAATCATCTAAAAAATGATAGAAGGAAAAAAGGCCAGAAAAATCCAAGGTTTATACAGTCTataaatcatactccctccgttccaaaatatagtgcttcctctattcccgcgcttcaactttgaccataaatttaatcaacgagaccgactgcggcaggagcaaaagttataccagtgaattcatattcaaaagaagttttcaattatataattttttctcccgctgcagtcggtctcgttggttaaatttatggtcaaagttggacctcgggaagtgcgggcgcactatattttggaatggagggagtagcatatGTGGATCGGGCACAAGAACAGTTGTTCCACCAAAATATTCAGAGATCAAAAGGTTATGATACTGTCGTTCTCTAATGAAGCAGGCTGTGTAAAAATCTGAAAGAAAGGAAGCAGGTTCTAACACCGAAAAGAAAGCTTACTGACAGAAAATCGGCAACGAAATCAGCTACGAACAGCGGAGCTACGAGGCATGTAAGCGGACCTACAATTCTATTTTAACCGAATCAATTAGGAAAAACATAGAACTACTCCAGATAGCTTGATACGATTAGCTAGCGAGGACATAATCGTGCGTCATAAAGTAGAAAATATGGCAAGAAAGGCATCTCTTGGACGCAGAGATACCCTACTTACTTCCGCGCGTTACCCTTCAACACCCCATCAATCGGTCAGCGAAAATAATAGCAGCAAGAATCAGACACCAACCGAAACAGACTGAATTTAATCCCCCACATAAACCCTCGCCCAACTCCTCCGGAAAAATCTACTCTGCCGCACCTCAAACTTAACCAGGGCAGAAGAGCGcgacaaggaagaagaagcaatCAAGCAGCGCGGCGCCCGAAAAGAAAGCAAGAGATCCGACTTTCACATCGGGCGAGGGAGAGAAAGAGGCGCGCGAGCTTTCACCTCAAAGGCAAGCAACCGCCGAAAGCCCCGCCCTGGCTGCCCACCTCCGTCCCTCTGAAGCCACCCGTCGTGGGTGGTGGCGCGACGGGTCAGATCAACCGGAGACCGGGGGAGGCattgcgggcgggcgggcgggcggaaaGGAGTGGAAGAAATGGAAAGGGGAgggggggaaggggcaaggggtggTGAAGTAGCCCACCTCCCCGAGCTATACTATTCCTCTTTTACTATGCTCACCTCACCTCACCTCACCCGTCTTTCGGAGGGAAAGGAAAGGCGCCGCCGCTTTTATCGCGGCTCACCGTTCCGCCGAGAATTGATTCCCGCCGGCGGGGCCTATGCACACAGCCGCGGGACCACGGCGCGCGGGCGAGCAGGCCGTTGGTGGCGGAGCGTACGGCGGCGAGCCGTTTCGCTTCCCCTCCTCCTCGTCCTGATCTCTTCTGCCTCCTCTGGCGGGTCGCCGTCGCGGTCACGGTCACGGCGTGGCGTCGCGCGCCCCCAGTGCCAGCTGAGACGCGCCGTCCCCTGTCTGTCTGTCGCCTCTTATGGTGGAGGACTGAGAGGAGGCGGCGCGTGACGGGTGGGCCCAGCCCCCAGCCGCAGACGTGCTCCCCCGCGCGTGCCATGCGCCAGTGGCCAAACAACCCCAACCCAGAGCCGATACAAGAAACCGTCGCGCGCACGACGTTTTCCTCCGCCAGGGCCCGCGCGTCAGGGAAGCCCCGTGACACCTGTATCAGGCGTGGCCCGCCTGTAATAGATAGCTCGACCCACGCAAACGGTCACTTTTCTCGAGGTGGATCCATCGCCTCCGTTTCGTTCGGTTTTAACCCCGCGTGTTAATGGGGTGtttattagggcatgtacaatggttgataaggtagtcttatcttaagtcttgcatgtaatttagatatgacaaaaaaaagagtctacaatgggtcatctcttagccttatcttcaataactagtcattcctaaaaatgtggtgagacatattgtgttaagagatcatctcttgtcttctcttaaataagagaagacaagccttttcttatgagttctctctcctccacatcatcatttatcctacgtggcactcttaagatagcaccattgtacatgcccttacgccTGATCACGCAAACGCCCCCTCCAGCAAAGGCCTTCTATGCCCGGCTgtttcctcaccagcttttgatgagtACGTAACAGTAACTCGTGTGCAGACTGTAAAGCGCTGCTCTTTCCGCGGCCGTTTCGCTCCGTCTTTGGCTCTTCTTTTCGCCGTCTTGCTCCGCGGGGCGGATCGGAGGCGTGGCGTTGCCGCGATGGCGCAATATGATGCTCCATAAAGAGCAAGCGGATCGGGACGGTTATAAAAGCGTTGGTGTCAGCGGGATGATGAggcgatgagatgagatgagatccgTCCGCCACCTGCTACAATTGTTTGCTCCTTGTTTGTTTATCCCTGTGCTGTGCGCCAGCCTTTCGTGCGGTGTCCTGGATCTTGGCGGGGGCCGCACTGCACTGCACTGCACTGCGCCGCGCCGGAGAGTGGAGAGGAGCGGCCAGCGGGCATGGCCTTTTTTCGCCTCGGTTGACGCTGCTCCAGCACATGCAGCACGCCAGCGGATCGGGCAGGCGCGCGACCGGCTTTACCCCACGGCCCCGGAACCCCCCCCCTTTTTTTTTTCTTCCTTCCCTTCTCGCGGGCCGTACCTGCACGCCGCACCTACCACCAACGGCGCTGCCTGCCCCGATTGCACCTTTCGGAAAGAAAAGCTTTCGAATGACAGAGCCACAGTGCTACTCTACCAGCCTGCTACTGATAACCTAGCACAGTAGTACTCCAGCACTGTATATTCGCTTTTCGATCCTCGTCGCCACGCcgaggctaaatttcgtgttttgacccttttctgaaacctattcAAAATTTAATTttaatttgaaaaaatttcaagatctgacccttttgctaccgtcaGAGACCATAGCGGTAGGatataacagcctaccgccaaggtccTTGACGGTAGGGTTGCATGTCCTACCGTCAAAAACCTCCTAAGTATTGAACACAGTGTGTGCTTGTGCCTACCGCCAGGCACCTTGGCGGTAGGGTTGTGCAGGCTACCGCCACCCTGGTTGGCGGTAGCGATGTTTTCTACCGTTAAAGTTCCTGATGGTAAGCTGTTAGACCCCACCGCCATATACTCTGGCGGTAGCAAAAGAGTCCGatctcgaaaaaatttcaaactaagGGGTCAAAACACGGAAAATTGCCCCGCCGCCGAGGTGAAAAATGCGTTTCCGTCGGCGCGTGCTCGTGACCTACATAAACTTTACCGCCAGTGGCTACTCACCACTACTACTGCTGTGTATCCATGTACCCACGGGTCGTCTTGAATAGCTACAAGAGTACTTGCGGTATTCAGTAGCCACACATGTATCCGTCGTCTTGAATACTTCGAGATACGATGCTGTACCGTCGCAACTCGCAACGCAAGTGGCCGGTCGTCGATCGGGAGCCGTTGGC
The Triticum dicoccoides isolate Atlit2015 ecotype Zavitan chromosome 3A, WEW_v2.0, whole genome shotgun sequence genome window above contains:
- the LOC119269489 gene encoding protein IQ-DOMAIN 1-like; translation: MAKKGKWFSAVRRVFSSSDPEGKEAKTEKADKPKSRRKWPFGKSKRFDPPTSTVSDITPVAPSPLPLPLPPTQPPQPQPEEIKDVKPVETESEQNKHAYSVALASAVAAEAAAVAAQAAAEVVRLTAVPAGTSRTPVCSQEELAAVKIQTAFRGYLARRALRALRGLVRLKSLVDGNAVKRQTAHTLHCTQTMARVQTQIYSRRVKMEEEKQALQRQLQLKHQRELEKMKIDEDWDHSHQSKEQIEASLMMKQEAALRRERALAYAFSHQWKNSGRTVTPTFTDQGNPNWGWSWMERWMSARPWENRVVSNKDKDGALTKNPSTNAARTFVPRALSIQRPATPSKSSRPPSRQSPSTPPSKNPSVAGKFRPSSPRDSWLYREDDLRSITSIRSERPRRLSTGGGSIQDDSSLTSTPALPSYMQSTKSARAKSRYHMVFADKFEVPDRASLVHSSIKKRLSFPAAEKPNVTPADKLKERARRHSDPPKVDPASLKDVNVA